A part of Sugiyamaella lignohabitans strain CBS 10342 chromosome D, complete sequence genomic DNA contains:
- the PRP6 gene encoding Prp6p (Splicing factor; component of the U4/U6-U5 snRNP complex; GO_component: GO:0046540 - U4/U6 x U5 tri-snRNP complex [Evidence IDA] [PMID 10377396]; GO_component: GO:0046540 - U4/U6 x U5 tri-snRNP complex [Evidence IDA] [PMID 10449419]; GO_component: GO:0005622 - intracellular [Evidence IEA]; GO_component: GO:0005634 - nucleus [Evidence IEA,IEA,IEA]; GO_component: GO:0005681 - spliceosomal complex [Evidence IEA]; GO_function: GO:0003674 - molecular_function [Evidence ND]; GO_process: GO:0006396 - RNA processing [Evidence IEA]; GO_process: GO:0008380 - RNA splicing [Evidence IEA]; GO_process: GO:0006397 - mRNA processing [Evidence IEA]; GO_process: GO:0000398 - mRNA splicing, via spliceosome [Evidence IEA]; GO_process: GO:0000398 - mRNA splicing, via spliceosome [Evidence IPI] [PMID 10377396]) → MSGNKLSFLDMPAPAGYVPGLGRGATGFTTRSDIGPAKAGIVGDAVRAGEGDGNVVDDEERFRDPENDSGLLRSGFLDADDAEADRIYEAIDQRMEERRRQQREAREREEQEEFERKNPKISTQFKDLKRALGTISADEWASLPEVGDLTRKNKRQRKDMERRFYALPDSVIMGARNSGAVDSSIEAGGAAGLDETDETITDFRSISLAKDKMLGLRLDQAGTTAVPGSLTNGNGVGSVLNTSNNELVNGTENGRQTSVQRQPVYGGASTIDAKSYLSLSASAGVSGAEIGDIRRVRPLLESLVKTDPKEPRGWIGLARLEEIAHRMNKARSVIQQGCDNCPRNEDVWLENIRLHDKRTGKIIAAKAVGMIPNSINLWLAASDLEDDVNAKKRVIQKALESNPTSDTLWKKAVNLESEPNDAKLLLAQAVELVPLAEDLWLALARIETYKNARKVLGKARKALRVSRAVWIAAARLEEQEKGDAKTVDNIMSKGVRELESEGGLPERTVWISEAEQCESENAPLTCHAIIKTTIAQGLDESTVDDDDKKATWLEDAKGSISRGFLDTARSIYNYALEKFPTSRTLWMDLVKLEQLEKTAPKPPVTSTNGLDESNTQLAIVNGNNGDAATNRLWDVLEKAVTACPSTEEFWLIYYTEKAAIGDTAGAQEVLARAFKSNPKNESIWLAAVKLEVDTKQYDRASKLLERARRDAGTERVWIKSVVLERQLNHHDEALELIDHGLKLFPQSAKLHLQKGQIYLAKGDIPSARTAFTVGTRSSPKCVPLWLLLSKLEEQQTGVVRARAILDRASLVNDKNALIWLHRIQLEKRAGNESQAMKLMARALQDCPKSGLLWSEYILLQPRQSRMQILKQAVTECEHDPYVLTSAGRYFWQENKLPMAKKWLERAVKADNDNGDAWLWLYHFSVSNDKFLFEAPQVLKQMLAARPKHGLIWPSFFKDVASHETPLVDIFTRAAATLGQ, encoded by the coding sequence atgtcGGGGAATAAGCTGAGCTTTTTGGATATGCCAGCTCCGGCGGGGTATGTGCCGGGGCTGGGTCGAGGTGCCACGGGGTTCACAACACGATCCGATATCGGGCCTGCTAAGGCCGGGATCGTGGGTGATGCGGTGAGGGCCGGTGAGGGCGACGGGAATGTCGTGGACGATGAAGAGCGGTTTCGCGATCCTGAGAACGATTCGGGGCTGTTGAGATCGGGCTTTTTGGACGCAGATGATGCCGAGGCTGATAGGATTTACGAGGCCATTGATCAGAGAATGGAAGAGCGCCGCAGACAGCAGCGGGAGGCTCGTGAGAGGgaggagcaggaggagTTTGAACGGAAGAACCCGAAAATTTCTACTCAGTTTAAAGATCTGAAACGGGCATTGGGCACAATTTCTGCTGACGAATGGGCCAGTTTGCCGGAAGTCGGTGATCTGACGAGGAAAAACAAACGCCAGAGAAAAGATATGGAGCGCCGGTTTTATGCTCTTCCTGATAGTGTGATTATGGGAGCTAGAAACTCAGGAGCAGTTGATTCCAGTATTgaagctggtggtgctgctggtttggaCGAGACTGATGAGACTATCACGGATTTTCGATCGATTTCGCTGGCCAAAGACAAAATGCTTGGTCTTAGATTGGACCAAGCAGGCACGACTGCTGTTCCTGGTTCGCTTACTAACGGTAATGGAGTTGGATCAGTTTTGAATACATCGAATAATGAGCTGGTCAATGGCACCGAGAATGGTAGACAGACTTCTGTACAACGACAGCCAGTGTATGGAGGAGCCAGTACCATCGATGCCAAGAGCTATCTGTCATTATCGGCATCAGCAGGTGTTTCAGGAGCAGAAATTGGCGATATTAGAAGAGTTCGTCCACTTCTAGAATCTTTGGTGAAAACTGATCCAAAAGAACCACGAGGTTGGATTGGTTTGGCCCGGTTGGAGGAAATTGCCCATAGAATGAACAAGGCAAGATCCGTTATTCAACAGGGATGTGATAATTGTCCTCGAAACGAGGATGTATGGTTAGAAAATATCCGTCTTCATGATAAGCGAACAGGTAAGATTATAGCCGCCAAGGCTGTTGGAATGATTCCCAACAGTATCAACCTCTGGCTGGCAGCAAGTGATTTGGAAGACGATGTCAATGCGAAAAAGAGAGTCATTCAAAAGGCATTAGAAAGTAATCCTACAAGTGACACACTTTGGAAAAAGGCAGTTAATCTAGAGTCTGAACCGAATGACGCTAAATTGCTGCTTGCCCAAGCTGTCGAATTAGTGCCTTTGGCTGAAGACCTGTGGCTAGCATTGGCTAGAATAGAAACCTATAAAAACGCTAGAAAAGTGCTTGGAAAGGCCAGAAAAGCTTTGCGAGTATCAAGAGCAGTATGGATTGCAGCAGCACGActtgaagaacaagaaaaaggcgATGCCAAGACTGTTGACAATATTATGAGCAAGGGAGTCCGTGAACTAGAATCGGAGGGTGGTTTGCCTGAACGTACAGTATGGATTTCTGAGGCCGAGCAATGTGAATCGGAAAATGCCCCTCTTACTTGTCATGCTATTATTAAAACTACCATTGCTCAAGGACTAGACGAATCCACTGTggatgacgacgataaAAAAGCTACTTGGCTTGAGGACGCTAAAGGAAGCATCTCTCGAGGGTTCCTCGACACAGCCAGGTCTATCTATAATTATGCTCTTGAAAAGTTCCCTACATCACGAACTCTATGGATGGATTTAGTAAAGTTAGAACAGTTAGAAAAGACAGCACCTAAACCTCCTGTTACTAGTACTAATGGCTTGGACGAGTCAAATACACAACTGGCTATTGTTAATGGTAATAATGGAGATGCTGCTACGAACCGTTTGTGGGATGTTCTTGAAAAGGCTGTAACTGCTTGTCCATCAACCGAAGAGTTCTGGCTGATATACTACACCGAGAAAGCAGCCATTGGCGATACAGCTGGAGCACAAGAGGTTCTTGCCAGAGCATTTAAAAGCAATCCCAAAAACGAGTCCATCTGGCTGGCTGCTGTTAAGCTTGAAGTTGATACGAAGCAGTACGACCGAGCATCCAAACTGTTGGAACGAGCCAGACGCGATGCTGGTACCGAGCGTGTTTGGATTAAAAGTGTTGTTCTTGAACGACAACTCAATCACCATGACGAGGCACTTGAGCTCATTGACCATGGTCTGAAGCTGTTTCCACAGTCTGCAAAGCTTCATCTACAAAAAGGACAGATTTATCTTGCCAAGGGTGATATCCCGTCTGCACGAACTGCTTTCACAGTTGGTACCCGATCCAGTCCCAAGTGTGTACCTCTGTGGCTACTCCTGTCGAAACTTGAAGAACAGCAGACAGGAGTGGTCAGAGCTCGTGCAATTCTCGACCGTGCTTCGTTAGTCAACGACAAAAACGCCCTCATCTGGCTTCATCGAATCCAGTTAGAAAAGCGTGCTGGCAACGAATCACAAGCCATGAAACTCATGGCTCGAGCCCTTCAAGATTGTCCGAAATCCGGATTGCTATGGTCTGAATACATTCTTCTCCAGCCCCGACAATCGCGAATGCAAATACTCAAGCAAGCCGTCACCGAATGCGAGCACGATCCTTACGTTCTCACAAGTGCTGGACGATATTTCTGgcaagaaaacaaactaCCCATGGCCAAAAAATGGCTCGAACGAGCTGTCAAAGCAGACAACGACAACGGCGATGCCTGGTTGTGGCTGTACCACTTTTCGGTTTCTAACGACAAATTCCTCTTCGAGGCGCCTCAAGTGCTCAAACAAATGCTCGCAGCCCGTCCCAAACATGGGCTCATCTGGCCGTCCTTCTTCAAAGACGTCGCCTCTCACGAAACACCTCTTGTAGATATATTCACCCGAGCAGCCGCAACTCTCGGgcaataa
- the SKI8 gene encoding SKI complex subunit WD repeat protein SKI8 (Ski complex component and WD-repeat protein; mediates 3'-5' RNA degradation by the cytoplasmic exosome; also required for meiotic double-strand break recombination; null mutants have superkiller phenotype; GO_component: GO:0055087 - Ski complex [Evidence IDA] [PMID 10744028]; GO_component: GO:0055087 - Ski complex [Evidence IDA,IPI] [PMID 18042677]; GO_component: GO:0005694 - chromosome [Evidence IEA,IEA]; GO_component: GO:0005737 - cytoplasm [Evidence IEA,IEA]; GO_component: GO:0000228 - nuclear chromosome [Evidence IDA] [PMID 14992724]; GO_component: GO:0005634 - nucleus [Evidence IEA,IEA]; GO_function: GO:0003674 - molecular_function [Evidence ND]; GO_process: GO:0051607 - defense response to virus [Evidence IEA]; GO_process: GO:0007126 - meiotic nuclear division [Evidence IEA]; GO_process: GO:0070478 - nuclear-transcribed mRNA catabolic process, 3'-5' exonucleolytic nonsense-mediated decay [Evidence IGI,IMP] [PMID 12881429]; GO_process: GO:0034427 - nuclear-transcribed mRNA catabolic process, exonucleolytic, 3'-5' [Evidence IMP] [PMID 9482746]; GO_process: GO:0070481 - nuclear-transcribed mRNA catabolic process, non-stop decay [Evidence IMP] [PMID 11910110]; GO_process: GO:0070481 - nuclear-transcribed mRNA catabolic process, non-stop decay [Evidence IMP] [PMID 17660569]; GO_process: GO:0006461 - protein complex assembly [Evidence IMP] [PMID 14992724]; GO_process: GO:0065004 - protein-DNA complex assembly [Evidence IMP] [PMID 14992724]; GO_process: GO:0007131 - reciprocal meiotic recombination [Evidence IGI,IMP,IPI] [PMID 14992724]) — MKINFSTAARLLHELTILLWNNKDPEPKSAVKLNSPSSGTHHLSTDRSGRWLVAVSFDGKATLYDLDNLAGENGGSGRLLFEDVWAVAIEPNARHVVASQITGDIAVWDISAITEETPDQTTESAASQPQIKRIQKFSGNGGVLGLSVDFASNEEHVAAGFESGAIHVYNYKTGRLEYSLTGHSNPIRTVKFSPAATLLAIGGDSKLISLYSMTSGEHITNLTGSDGWVFGLDWNETGEFLLSASYDGRSRVWWLESRQCVAAQNDSSQPLFGCKWLKKGWGVGVIGGINQGFATVGVDKTLRWYREAAGN; from the exons atgaaaataaatttcagcaCAGCCGCGCGTCTACTTCACGAA CTAACT ATACTGCTGTGGAATAATAAGGATCCAGAGCCCAAAAGTGCTGTTAAATTGAACTCCCCGTCTTCTGGTACACATCATTTGAGCACTGATAGGTCGGGTCGATGGCTGGTAGCAGTGTCGTTTGATGGAAAGGCCACTTTATACGATTTAGACAACCTGGCAGGTGAGAACGGTGGTTCTGGAAGATTGCTGTTTGAAGATGTATGGGCTGTGGCTATAGAACCCAATGCCCGTCATGTGGTGGCTTCACAGATCACAGGTGATATTGCTGTATGGGATATTTCTGCAATTACTGAGGAAACTCCTGACCAAACGACGGAATCAGCAGCCTCGCAACCACAGATCAAACGCATTCAAAAGTTTTCTGGTAATGGGGGAGTTCTTGGTCTAAGTGTTGACTTTGCATCGAATGAAGAGCATGTGGCAGCAGGGTTTGAAAGTGGTGCCATTCATGTCTATAACTATAAAACCGGCCGTCTGGAGTATTCTCTGACCGGCCATTCGAATCCGATTAGGACCGTCAAAttctcaccagcagctACTTTATTGGCCATTGGCGGCGATTCGAAGCTCATTTCTTTATATAGCATGACATCAGGCGAGCATATCACGAACCTAACTGGTAGCGATGGATGGGTGTTTGGACTCGACTGGAATGAGACCGGCGAGTTCTTACTCAGTGCGTCTTATGACGGCCGGTCTCGAGTCTGGTGGCTCGAAAGCAGGCAATGCGTGGCTGCTCAAAACGACTCCAGCCAGCCCTTATTCGGATGCAAATGGCTCAAAAAAGGCTGGGGTGTCGGCGTCATCGGCGGTATCAACCAAGGTTTTGCCACGGTCGGCGTCGACAAAACTCTGCGCTGGTACCGCGAAGCTGCTGGCAACTAA